Proteins from a single region of Psychrobacter cryohalolentis K5:
- a CDS encoding SDR family NAD(P)-dependent oxidoreductase: protein MKRFKEKTVVVTGADSHIGRATAIRFANEGANVILVGRSTDTLNQITEGFPQDRTWIHTDNFLTIACDIGVESQVQEMIKRVIDKFESIDILVNNAAQTTQGRNSGLSTEQKSPAVDDYLSETLYVCQTAMPYLIQSKGSIINVPSFAACSSDQSAATYDAATSGITDLTRTLASAHSADGVRVNAVNPSVTQSDISDAIQNTDIQNTDITDLQANIDESSDNSPLGRCATPNDIAAVITFLASDDAAMITGTNLPVDGGVSTSNRQLPL from the coding sequence ATGAAACGCTTTAAAGAGAAAACAGTCGTCGTAACAGGTGCCGACTCACATATCGGTCGTGCAACTGCCATTCGTTTTGCGAATGAAGGTGCTAATGTCATACTCGTCGGACGCTCGACCGATACATTAAATCAAATCACTGAAGGGTTTCCACAAGACCGTACATGGATTCATACCGACAACTTTTTAACCATTGCTTGTGACATTGGTGTTGAGAGCCAAGTACAAGAGATGATAAAAAGAGTCATCGATAAGTTTGAATCAATCGATATATTGGTGAATAACGCAGCACAAACAACGCAAGGCAGAAATAGTGGGTTATCTACTGAACAGAAGAGTCCGGCTGTTGATGACTATTTAAGTGAAACCTTGTATGTCTGTCAGACGGCCATGCCTTACTTAATACAGAGTAAAGGTAGTATCATTAACGTTCCTTCATTTGCAGCTTGTAGTAGCGATCAGAGTGCAGCGACTTATGATGCTGCCACCTCAGGTATTACTGATTTGACCCGTACGTTGGCTTCGGCACACAGCGCAGACGGCGTGCGCGTTAATGCAGTAAATCCAAGCGTCACTCAGTCTGATATATCAGATGCGATTCAAAACACCGATATTCAAAATACTGATATAACAGATCTTCAAGCAAATATAGATGAATCATCAGATAATAGTCCATTAGGACGCTGTGCCACACCAAACGATATTGCCGCGGTGATTACTTTCTTAGCAAGCGATGATGCTGCCATGATTACTGGTACCAATTTGCCCGTCGATGGCGGTGTAAGCACTTCTAACCGTCAGTTACCTTTATAA